A single window of Populus nigra chromosome 17, ddPopNigr1.1, whole genome shotgun sequence DNA harbors:
- the LOC133677475 gene encoding uncharacterized protein LOC133677475, producing MATPQFFLSSSKYSDSLTVVGISICTAIICETISWILIYRTNSYKSLKSSIDKASKKLETMKTDTAKITTKKSKTKKIDRVESSLKESSRDLSLFKFKSGAVVALVLIVVFGLLNSLFEGKAVAKLPFQPITLVMKMSHRGLPGTDSTDCSMAFLYFLCSISIRTNLQKFLGFSPPRGSAPGAGFLPLPDPKTN from the coding sequence ATGGCTACCCCGCAGTTCTTCCTCTCCTCATCGAAATACTCAGACAGCCTAACAGTTGTCGGAATCTCAATCTGCACTGCAATTATCTGCGAAACCATTTCATGGATCCTTATTTACCGAACAAACTCTTACAAATCTCTCAAATCCTCCATCGACAAAGCCTCTAAAAAACTCGAAACCATGAAAACCGATACCGCTAAAATCACCAccaagaaatccaaaaccaagaaaatcgACCGTGTCGAATCTTCTTTGAAAGAATCAAGCCGTGACTTGTcccttttcaaattcaaatctgGGGCTGTCGTTGCTTTAGTTTTGATCGTTgtttttgggcttttgaattcGCTCTTTGAAGGTAAAGCTGTTGCCAAATTGCCCTTTCAGCCTATCACTCTTGTTATGAAGATGAGTCATAGAGGGTTACCTGGGACTGATTCCACCGACTGCTCCATGGCTTTCTTGTATTTCTTGTGTTCCATCAGTATTCGTACTAATTTGCAGAAGTTTCTTGGGTTTTCTCCGCCTCGTGGTTCTGCTCCTGGTGCTGGTTTTCTCCCCCTTCCTGATCCCAAGACCAATTGA
- the LOC133676657 gene encoding uncharacterized protein LOC133676657: protein MPGLAHRNEQFSNATSSGGSYSISANGFWSKHRDDVSFNQLQKFWSELPPQARQKLLRIDKQTLFEQARKNMYCSRCNGLLLEGFMQIVMYVKSLQQEGGGGHIPCNRLEASKNLNDCGSHVPNGCQDEIQDPSVHPWGGLTTTRDGSLTLLTCYLFSKSLKGLQNVFDSARARERERELLYPDACGGGGRGWISQGMGSYGRGHGTRETCALHTARLSCDTLVDFWSALGEETRLSLLRMKEEDFIERLMCRFDNKRFCRDCRRNVIREFKELKELKRMRREPRCTSWFCVADTAFQYEVSDDSVQADWRQTFSDTVVSYHHFEWAVGTGEGKSDILEFENVGMNGSVQVTGLDLGGLSACFITLRAWKFDGRCTELSVKAHALKGQQCVHCRLVVGDGFVTITRGESIRRFFEHAEEAEEEEDDDSTDKDGNELDGECSRPQKHAKSPELAREFLLDAATVIFKEQVEKAFREGTARQNAHSIFVCLSLKLLEDRVHVACKEIITLEKQMKLLEEEEAEKREEEERKERRRTKEREKKIRRKERLKGKERDKEKKCPESNDISIFPDVSKDETTPSVDEELNNAICCRDSVSETGDISLSRPGSPDIQDQQFSYGCETSIMENDSYDSPDGEVANLKEGTGSFSTEQSKYSHRRLKFRKEVQLDSSLKWPDRRRFAVISESGAVVNRSELRHHNDNFETPSRLVNGLTRLSRINGPKSNGRNCGLKFNENFHCSHNRMNDRYDFHSCSCHQNIECRVKVEPHVSSLRSDQESKSVGKSEAVMDMPKQFYRGNKYSPVNYMREGCGRIKIKSSMGNNSKKVWEPVESQKKYSRRSSDSDVTMSSSTKVEAVVPDSKLFKSSGDMCSIEVTGDSIETDHDENNLKESRDRSLATVEDCQSGCHVEANGCYSTETSYEEVSSCPAKNSASSETSDPSIGSSLSSDNCSSCLSEGDSNAVSSNNGHPESSSTSDSEDTSPQSEGRDTSTCSGNGFSNSHELVLDNKPSTNGDEVFGSKKPFELQPDGLRLNILGNPPITTVQNPDNGIPPVSVGLQRQVVFPPMHNHNLQFPVFQAPSTMGYYHHQTPVSWPAASANGLMPFPQPNHYLYAGSLGYGLNGNSRFCMQYGPVQHLATPVFNPGPVPVYQPVAKEYGLNSEVRTETRMMQETLTEANKERVVPAKSRSKEAPPSGESGKVDNSAKLPNGSSGFSLFHFGGPVALSTGCKSDPVPSKNGIIGDFSSKVTTNQIENDPACNKKEIAMEEYNLFAASNGIRFSIF, encoded by the exons ATGCCAGGATTAGCACATAGAAATGAGCAATTTAGTAATGCAACATCATCCGGGGGTTCTTACTCAATTTCTGCTAATGGGTTCTGGTCTAAACATCGTGATGATGTTAGCTTCAACCAGCTCCAGAAG TTCTGGAGTGAGCTGCCACCACAAGCTCGACAAAAGCTACTGAGGATAGACAAGCAAACCCTGTTTGAGCAAGCTCGTAAGAACATGTACTGTTCTAGATGCAATGGGCTATTGCTCGAAGGTTTTATGCAGATTGTCATGTATGTTAAGTCTTTACAGCAGGAAGGGGGAGGGGGGCACATTCCCTGCAACAGACTGGAAGCCTCGAAAAATCTAAATGATTGTGGATCACATGTACCTAATGGGTGCCAAGATGAAATTCAAGATCCATCTGTCCATCCATGGGGTGGTCTCACGACGACACGTGATGGATCATTGACGCTTCTGACATGCTACTTGTTTTCAAAGTCTCTGAAGGGACTCCAAAAT GTCTTTGACAGTGCACGAGCAAGGGAGCGGGAAAGGGAATTGCTCTATCCTGATGCCTGTGGTGGGGGAGGTCGGGGTTGGATTAGCCAAGGAATGGGAAGTTATGGTAGAGGACATGGAACAAGAGAGACATGTGCACTGCATACTGCCAGGCTTTCTTGTGATACACTGGTGGATTTCTGGTCAGCACTTGGAGAAGAGACCCGGCTGTCTCTTTTAAGGATGAAGGAAGAGGATTTCATAGAGAGGCTCATGTGCAG GTTTGACAACAAGAGATTTTGTAGAGATTGTAGAAGGAATGTTATTCGTGAATTTAAGGAGCTGAAGGAGCTGAAGCGCATGCGACGAGAACCTCGCTGCACTAGTTGGTTTTGCGTTGCAGACACTGCCTTCCAATATGAG GTGTCTGATGATTCTGTCCAAGCTGATTGGCGCCAAACCTTTTCTGATACTGTTGTATCATACCATCACTTTGAATGGGCAGTTGGAACAGGAGAAGGAAAATCTGATATTCTAGAATTTGAAAATGTAGGCATGAATGGAAGTGTTCAAGTCACTGGTCTAGATCTTGGTGGTTTGTCTGCATGTTTTATCACTCTGAGGGCTTGGAAATTTGATGGTCGCTGCACCGAGCTTTCTGTAAAAGCTCATGCCCTAAAGGGTCAACAATGTGTGCACTGCAGGCTAGTAGTAGGTGATGGTTTTGTTACAATTACCAGGGGGGAAAGTATCAGAAGGTTTTTTGAGCATGCTGAAGAGGCCGAGGAAGAAGAG GATGATGATTCTACGGATAAGGACGGAAATGAACTTGATGGAGAATGCTCCCGTCCCCAAAAGCATGCGAAGAGCCCTGAACTTGCTCGAGAATTTCTTCTAGATGCTGCAACTGTTATTTTTAAGGAACAG GTTGAGAAGGCTTTCAGAGAAGGAACTGCTCGCCAAAATGCACATAGCATCTTTGTTTGTCTTTCACTAAAACTACTGGAAGATCGGGTTCATGTTGCTTGCAAAGAAATTATTACATTGGAAAAGCAG ATGAAGCTTCTTGAAGAAGAGGAAGCAGAAAAACGTGAAGAAGAAGAGCGCAAGGagagaagaagaacaaaagaaagagagaaaaagattcGAAGGAAGGAGAGgttgaaaggaaaagaaagggataaagaaaagaagtgTCCTGAATCAAATGATATTTCCATATTTCCTGATGTTTCAAAGGATGAAACAACACCAAGTGTTGATGAAGAACTGAACAATGCTATCTGCTGTAGGGATTCAGTAAGTGAAACAGGCGATATTTCTCTGTCCAGGCCTGGATCTCCTGACATTCAAGATCAACAGTTTTCATATGGATGTGAGACTTCTATAATGGAAAATGATTCCTACGATAGTCCTGATGGGGAGGTTGCAAATTTGAAAGAAGGGACCGGCTCTTTTTCGACCGAACAATCAAAATATTCGCACCGACGATTGAAATTTCGGAAAGAAGTTCAACTTGATTCATCTTTGAAGTGGCCTGATAGACGTCGATTTGCAGTTATTTCAGAAAGTGGGGCCGTGGTTAATAGATCTGAGTTAAGACACCACAATGATAATTTTGAGACTCCTTCTAGGCTTGTTAATGGATTGACTAGGTTGTCAAGGATTAATGGTCCAAAGTCCAACGGTCGAAATTGTGGCCTTAAGTTCAACGAGAACTTCCATTGTTCCCACAACAGGATGAATGACAGATATGACTTCCATTCTTGCAGCTGTCACCAGAACATTGAATGCAGGGTAAAGGTTGAACCACATGTTTCATCATTAAGATCGGATCAAGAGAGCAAATCTGTTGGCAAGTCAGAAGCAGTGATGGATATGCCCAAGCAGTTCTATCGTGGTAACAAATATAGTCCAGTAAATTACATGCGTGAAGGTTGTGgaagaatcaaaatcaaatccAGCATGGGAAACAATTCTAAGAAAGTTTGGGAGCCCGTAGAATCACAAAAGAAGTACTCTAGAAGAAGCTCAGACTCTGATGTTACCATGAGCTCATCTACTAAGGTTGAAGCCGTGGTACCAGACAGCAAACTCTTCAAGTCATCTGGTGATATGTGTTCCATTGAGGTTACAGGAGATTCCATTGAAACTGATCATGATGAGAATAACTTGAAGGAATCAAGGGACCGCAGCCTTGCAACAGTTGAAGACTGCCAGAGTGGATGCCATGTGGAAGCGAATGGTTGCTACTCGACAGAAACTTCTTATGAGGAAGTCAGTTCATGTCCTGCAAAAAACTCTGCATCGTCTGAGACTTCTGATCCCAGCATTGGAAGCTCTTTGAGTTCTGATAACTGCTCATCTTGCCTTAGTGAGGGAGATAGCAATGCAGTTTCTTCAAACAATGGACATCCTGAATCGTCTTCCACTTCAGATTCAGAAGACACCAGTCCACAATCAGAAGGAAGAGACACTTCAACATGCAGTGGAAATGGTTTCTCCAATTCTCATGAACTGGTGCTGGACAACAAACCGAGTACAAATGGAGATGAGGTGTTTGGAAGCAAGAAACCTTTTGAGCTTCAACCAGATGGTCTAAGATTGAACATTCTGGGAAATCCACCGATAACAACTGTCCAAAATCCTGACAATGGAATACCTCCTGTTAGTGTGGGTTTGCAACGTCAAGTTGTGTTTCCACCAATGCATAACCATAATTTACAGTTTCCAGTTTTTCAAGCTCCTTCAACAATGGGCTACTACCATCATCAAACTCCAGTTTCTTGGCCGGCAGCTTCAGCCAATGGATTAATGCCCTTTCCCCAGCCTAACCACTATCTATATGCTGGTTCTCTTGGCTATGGTTTGAATGGAAACTCACGCTTTTGTATGCAATATGGTCCAGTGCAGCATTTGGCAACTCCGGTGTTCAATCCTGGTCCGGTTCCAGTTTATCAGCCAGTTGCCAAAGAATATGGCTTGAACTCAGAGGTACGGACAGAGACACGAATGATGCAGGAAACTTTAACTGAAGCTAATAAGGAGAGGGTGGTTCCAGCTAAATCACGTTCAAAAGAAGCACCACCCAGTGGGGAAAGTGGGAAAGTCGATAATTCTGCCAAGTTGCCCAACGGTAGTAGTGGATTTTCCTTGTTCCATTTTGGTGGTCCCGTCGCTCTTTCAACAGGATGTAAGTCGGATCCTGTGCCTTCAAAAAATGGAATCATTGGAGATTTTTCTTCGAAGGTCACAACAAATCAGATTGAAAATGATCCTGCTTGCAATAAAAAAGAGATTGCCATGGAAGAATACAACTTGTTTGCAGCAAGTAATGGCATAAGGTTTTCAATcttctaa
- the LOC133677473 gene encoding kinesin-like protein KIN-7K, chloroplastic, translated as MATTQGSKSRRSNIINNSKKAAANSPSTSTTSSSKQFLETSIDGQSSPASSSALSKPQYFYSESANLDTERSKENVTVTVRFRPLSPREIRQGEEIAWYADGETIVRNEYNPSIAYAYDRVFGPTTTTRHVYDVAAQHVVNGAMEGINGTIFAYGVTSSGKTHTMHGDQRSPGIIPLAVKDAFGIIQETPNREFLLRVSYLEIYNEVVNDLLNPAGQNLRIREDAQGTFVEGIKEEVVLSPAHALSLIAAGEEHRHVGSTNFNLLSSRSHTIFTLIIESSLYGENSKGEAVNLSQLNLIDLAGSESSKAETTGLRRKEGSYINKSLLTLGTVISKLTDGRATHIPYRDSKLTRLLQSSLSGHGRVSLICTVTPSSSNLEETHNTLKFAHRAKHIEIQAAQNKIIDEKSLIKKYQNEIRCLKEELEQLKRGIVTVPQLNDMVEDDIVLLKQKLEDGQVKLQSRLEQEEEAKAALLSRIQRLTKLILVSTKASHPSRISHRPGPRRRHSFGEEELAYLPYKRRDLILDDENIDSYVSLEGNTESVDETLKEKKTRKHGLLNWLKLRKRDNGLGMSTSDKSSGIKSNGAPSTHQAENCNYHTESRLSHPLLTESSPSADLLSEVRQDREVPEDNFLGQETPSTSIQTSDQIDLLREQQKILSGEVALHSSALKRLSEEASRNPQKEQIQLEMKKLSDEIKVKNAQIALLEKQIADSIMASHNNMDNLEASQTIAELTAQLNEKSFELEVKAADNRIIQEQLNEKICECEGLQETVVSLKQQLSDALESKKLSPLASYSQRISELKIFHAQHHGDRETAASKDRNEDLLLQAQTTEIEELKQKAAALTESKEQLETQNQKLAEESSYAKGLASAAAVELKALSEEVAKLMNHNERLTAELTALKNSPTQRRTGSTVRNGRRDNHMKRQDQVGAASELKREFAVSRERELQYEAALIEKDQRETELQRKVEESKQRESYLENELANMWVLVAKLKKSRGAEMDQGAEMDGSETTRVVSDGFGI; from the exons ATGGCGACCACACAGGGATCAAAATCAAGAAGATCAAATATAATCAATAATTCAAAGAAAGCAGCAGCGAATTCACCGTCGACATCAACAACATCATCTTCTAAGCAATTTCTAGAGACTTCAATTGACGGTCAAAGCTCGCCTGCATCCTCCTCAGCACTAAGCAAACCACAGTATTTTTACTCTGAAAGTGCTAATTTAGATACTGAAAGATCCAAAGAAAATGTAACTGTCACTGTCCGGTTTCGGCCTCTAAG cCCTAGGGAAATTAGGCAAGGAGAAGAGATTGCGTGGTATGCAGATGGAGAAACTATCGTGCGTAATGAATATAATCCGTCTATCGCGTATGCTTATG ATCGGGTATTCGGTCCTACAACTACAACACGCCATGTATATGATGTTGCTGCTCAGCATGTTGTCAATGGTGCTATGGAAGGGATAAATG GCACCATTTTTGCTTATGGAGTGACAAGCAGTGGGAAAACCCATACCATGCAT GGGGATCAAAGGTCGCCTGGAATCATACCATTAGCAGTGAAGGATGCTTTTGGTATCATTCAAGAG ACTCCAAACCGAGAGTTCCTTCTCCGTGTTTCATACTTGGAGATCTATAATGAG GTTGTTAATGACTTGTTGAATCCAGCAGGACAAAATTTAAGAATAAGAGAAGATGCTCAG GGAACCTTTGTCGAGGGAATAAAAGAAGAAGTTGTATTATCCCCTGCTCATGCCCTCTCCCTTATAGCAGCTGGAGAAG AGCACAGACATGTTGGGTCTACAAACTTTAACTTACTCAGCAGCAGGAGCCATACAATATTTACACTG ATAATAGAGAGTAGCCTGTATGGTGAAAATAGCAAAGGAGAGGCTGTAAATTTGTCCCAGCTG AACCTCATCGATCTGGCAGGTTCTGAAAGCTCGAAGGCTGAAACTACTGGTTTGAGACGGAAAGAAGGATcctatattaataaaagtttGCTGACACTTGGAACA GTTATATCGAAGTTGACAGATGGGAGAGCCACTCATATTCCATACAGGGACTCGAAATTGACAAGGCTTCTTCAGTCTTCATTAAGTGGTCATGGGCGTGTATCA CTCATTTGCACTGTCACTCCCTCATCAAGTAACTTGGAAGAGACACACAATACTTTAAAATTTGCCCACCGTGCAAAGCACATTGAGATTCAAGCAGCACAGAACAAG ATTATTGATGAGAAATCGCTTATCAAGAAGTACCAAAATGAGATACGCTGTTTAAAGGAAGAGTTGGAACAATTGAAAAGGGGTATTGTGACAGTTCCTCAATTGAATGACATGGTAGAAGATGACATTGTCCTCCTCAAGCAGAAG ctaGAAGATGGTCAAGTGAAACTGCAATCAAGATTGGAACAAGAAGAGGAAGCTAAAGCAGCTCTATTGAGCAGAATACAGCGGTTGACAAAGTTAATTTTGGTGTCCACAAAAGCTTCACATCCATCAAGGATCTCTCACCGCCCAGGTCCAAGGAGGAGACATTCCTTTGGCGAAGAAGAG CTTGCATACCTACCGTACAAGAGGCGGGACTTGATATTGGATGATGAAAACATTGACTCGTATGTTTCTCTAGAAGGGAATACTGAAAGTGTAGATGAGACactgaaagagaagaaaactcgAAAGCATGGGTTGCTGAACTGGTTAAAGCTACGG AAACGAGATAATGGGTTGGGAATGAGCACCAGTGACAAATCAAGTGGAATTAAATCTAATGGTGCACCTTCAACACATCAAGCAGAAAATTGCAATTATCATACAGAATCCAGACTTTCACATCCTTTGCTTACAGAAAGCTCTCCATCAGCTGATCTTCTATCTGAGGTCAGGCAGGATAGAGAGGTTCCTGAGGACAATTTCCTTGGGCAAGAAACTCCTTCG ACTAGCATACAAACAAGTGATCAGATTGATCTTCTAAGGGAGCAGCAGAAAATTTTATCTGGAGAGGTGGCACTCCATTCAAGTGCTTTGAAGCGATTATCTGAGGAGGCTTCAAGGAATCCCCAGAAGGAACAGATTCAG TTGGAGATGAAGAAGTTGAGTGACGAAATCAAGGTGAAGAATGCACAAATAGCTTTGTTGGAAAAGCAAATTGCTGATTCCATCATGGCCTCTCACAACAATATGGATAACTTGGAAGCATCACAA ACGATTGCTGAACTGACAGCGCAGTTGAATGAGAAGTCATTTGAACTTGAG GTTAAAGCAGCAGATAATCGTATAATTCAAGAGCAGCTCAATGAAAAG ATCTGTGAATGTGAAGGATTGCAGGAAACAGTAGTCTCTTTGAAGCAGCAGCTCTCAGATGCACTGGAGTCGAAAAAGCTTAGCCCTCTAGCAAGTTACTCTCAACGAATTTCCGAACTAAAAATTTTTCATGCACAGCATCATGGGGACAGGGAAACTGCAGCATCAAAAGATAGAAATGAAGATTTGCTTCTACAAGCACAG ACCACTGAGATAGAAGAACTGAAGCAAAAAGCTGCTGCACTAACAGAATCAAAAGAGCAGTTAGAAACTCAGAACCAAAAATTGGCTGAGGAGAGTTCATATGCCAAAGGGCTAGCCTCAGCTGCTGCTGTTGAGCTCAAGGCATTATCAGAAGAAGTTGCCAAGCTCATGAATCATAATGAGAGATTAACTGCTGAGTTGACAGCATTGAAGAACTCGCCCACTCAGCGGAGAACTGGCAGTACTGTCCGCAATGGCCGAAGAGACAATCACATGAAACGCCAAGACCAAGTTGGGGCAGCCTCGGAACTCAAGAGAGAGTTCGCCGTGAGTCGAGAAAGAGAACTTCAATACGAAGCTGCCCTTATCGAGAAGGATCAAAGAGAGACTGAACTTCAAAGGAAAGTCGAGGAATCCAAACAAAGAGAATCCTATCTGGAAAATGAACTTGCCAACATGTGGGTTCTCGTTGCAAAGCTGAAGAAATCCCGAGGAGCTGAGATGGACCAAGGAGCTGAAATGGATGGCTCTGAGACAACAAGAGTTGTCTCGGACGGTTTTGGAATCTGA